The Halobacteriovoraceae bacterium genome includes a region encoding these proteins:
- the surE gene encoding 5'/3'-nucleotidase SurE — MRILLSNDDGVYAPGINTLKNRLKAKYDLNVIAPLEERSTTGHTLTLDQPLRLEAIEENVYGCSGHPADCVLMGVGHLFVDKRPDIVVSGINRGANLGQDIYYSGTCAAAREAVYRGLPAIAVSSAMSFYPNPNEKEHFHVAALVLDIFLSMIDLSQIRPYLFLNINIPNIDIEKIKGVKLTRPGFRYYSEQIEERTDFRGRSYYWIGGVYEGFRKIENSDCDAIDDQYVSLSVIDLLNHEVLFENYWQELCEKVQSSLHIC, encoded by the coding sequence TTGAGAATTTTGCTTTCAAACGATGATGGAGTCTATGCTCCTGGAATAAATACACTTAAAAATAGGTTAAAAGCTAAATATGATCTAAATGTTATAGCTCCACTTGAAGAAAGATCAACTACTGGACATACTTTAACACTTGATCAACCTCTACGTCTTGAGGCCATAGAAGAAAATGTATATGGATGTTCTGGACATCCTGCTGATTGTGTTCTCATGGGAGTGGGGCATCTCTTTGTTGATAAACGGCCTGATATTGTGGTTTCTGGAATAAATAGAGGAGCAAACTTAGGACAAGATATCTATTATTCCGGTACATGCGCAGCAGCTAGGGAGGCCGTTTACAGAGGACTCCCGGCCATAGCTGTAAGTAGCGCTATGAGCTTTTATCCAAACCCAAATGAAAAAGAACATTTTCATGTTGCTGCTCTCGTATTGGATATTTTCCTTTCAATGATAGATTTATCGCAAATTCGTCCATACCTATTTTTAAATATCAATATACCCAATATTGATATTGAAAAGATTAAGGGAGTCAAATTAACCAGACCTGGTTTTAGATATTATAGTGAACAAATTGAAGAAAGAACTGATTTTCGTGGCAGATCGTATTACTGGATAGGTGGTGTTTATGAGGGCTTTAGAAAAATTGAAAATTCAGATTGTGATGCAATTGATGATCAGTATGTTTCTCTATCAGTTATTGATCTTCTAAATCATGAGGTTCTTTTTGAAAATTACTGGCAAGAACTCTGTGAAAAAGTGCAGAGTTCATTGCACATTTGTTAG
- a CDS encoding 3',5'-cyclic-nucleotide phosphodiesterase, with translation MLVRIIGGHGGVSPGFRATSYLIDGKLLIDAGSCATGILIDEQVLIENILISHPHLDHIKDLAFLSDNCFGLKDKPFEVYSNSTVKKAITDHLMNEIIWPDFSKLPSPKNPTIRFHDIQPEQELTLGEYKILPVRVAHPGNALGFIVEKKDTSVLFTQDTGPTERIWELGKQRKNLKAIFTEVSFPNELEQVAIASDHHTPKSIAEEIKKMPKEVPIFLGHLKPNYQTQLYHEIEEIGNERIVIIGSNDTSYVF, from the coding sequence ATGCTTGTAAGGATAATTGGTGGCCATGGTGGAGTTTCTCCAGGATTTAGGGCAACTTCATACCTCATTGATGGGAAACTTCTTATAGATGCAGGATCTTGTGCAACGGGCATTTTAATTGATGAACAGGTTTTAATTGAAAATATATTAATTTCACATCCACATTTAGATCATATTAAGGATTTAGCATTTCTGTCAGACAATTGTTTTGGGCTAAAGGACAAACCGTTTGAAGTATACTCAAACTCAACAGTTAAAAAAGCAATTACTGACCATTTAATGAATGAAATCATCTGGCCAGATTTTTCGAAATTGCCTAGTCCTAAAAATCCAACCATTCGTTTTCACGACATTCAACCCGAACAAGAACTCACTCTTGGAGAGTACAAAATTCTTCCTGTCAGAGTGGCCCATCCAGGAAATGCCTTGGGATTTATAGTAGAAAAAAAGGATACCTCAGTTCTTTTTACTCAAGATACTGGTCCAACAGAGAGAATTTGGGAATTGGGAAAACAAAGAAAGAACTTGAAGGCCATTTTTACTGAAGTTAGTTTTCCAAATGAATTAGAACAAGTCGCAATTGCTAGTGATCATCATACTCCGAAGTCAATAGCTGAAGAGATTAAAAAAATGCCAAAAGAAGTACCAATTTTTTTGGGGCATTTAAAACCTAATTACCAGACTCAGCTCTACCATGAAATTGAAGAAATCGGAAATGAAAGAATCGTAATTATTGGATCGAATGATACGAGCTATGTTTTTTAA
- a CDS encoding rRNA small subunit methyltransferase 1 has protein sequence MGEKTAKLILLSVPIGNLEDITQRALKTLNEEQYFFVEDTRNFSKLLDLLKIEKIGKKFYSYHDHSKEDVYEKIFLILEEQNVVIASDAGSPIISDPAYPLVKKAIEKGITVTSNPGVSSPLVALELSGLPAHPFMFHGFLGRDKSSLNKSFDLFESIEGGHFFFESPNRLMGTLEILCARFPNENIVVARELTKFYESVYRFKGHEFQDKREDILEKGEIVIGLSISKSKKLSERQIAQLGEEYLQSPTPKALSKLLSLILDRPTKEIYSYLNKK, from the coding sequence ATGGGGGAAAAAACAGCGAAGTTAATCCTACTATCTGTACCTATTGGTAACTTGGAAGATATTACCCAGAGGGCCTTAAAAACACTGAATGAAGAACAATATTTTTTTGTAGAAGATACTCGTAATTTCTCAAAATTACTTGATCTTCTTAAAATTGAAAAAATAGGCAAAAAATTCTATTCCTATCATGACCATTCAAAAGAAGATGTTTATGAAAAAATCTTTTTAATACTCGAAGAACAAAATGTAGTGATAGCTTCTGATGCTGGTAGTCCAATTATTTCTGATCCGGCCTATCCACTCGTTAAGAAGGCCATCGAAAAAGGTATCACTGTAACTTCAAATCCTGGAGTGAGTTCCCCCTTAGTTGCTTTAGAATTGTCAGGGCTACCTGCCCACCCATTTATGTTTCATGGATTTTTAGGCAGAGACAAAAGTTCCCTTAATAAGAGTTTTGACCTATTTGAATCAATTGAAGGGGGGCACTTTTTTTTCGAATCACCCAATAGACTAATGGGAACATTGGAGATTTTATGTGCTCGATTTCCAAATGAAAATATTGTCGTTGCGAGGGAACTTACAAAATTTTATGAGTCAGTTTATCGATTTAAGGGCCATGAATTTCAAGATAAAAGGGAAGATATTCTTGAAAAGGGTGAAATAGTCATAGGACTATCGATTTCAAAATCAAAGAAGCTCTCAGAAAGACAAATTGCCCAGTTAGGGGAGGAGTATTTGCAATCTCCAACTCCCAAGGCCTTGTCAAAATTATTATCTCTTATACTTGATCGTCCAACTAAGGAAATTTACAGTTATCTTAATAAAAAATAA
- a CDS encoding STAS domain-containing protein, with protein MSMKAHVRTDSRGNITIQMQGDLDFENTSPFKSELFELVENNPYSIITLDMNQLDFVGSCGIGQFVDTIRILNEKKKTIQLANVKSEFLKVFKLYDLDAFELMEIQFDTDETEHLSQNFAARRRTFEN; from the coding sequence ATGTCAATGAAGGCCCATGTAAGAACTGATTCTCGAGGAAATATTACAATTCAGATGCAAGGAGACTTAGACTTTGAAAATACTTCTCCTTTTAAAAGTGAATTATTTGAATTGGTTGAAAATAATCCCTACTCAATAATAACTCTTGATATGAATCAGTTAGACTTTGTAGGCTCTTGTGGAATAGGACAATTTGTCGATACAATTCGTATCCTAAACGAAAAAAAGAAAACTATACAACTTGCCAATGTAAAAAGTGAATTTTTAAAAGTTTTTAAGTTATACGACTTAGATGCCTTTGAACTCATGGAAATTCAATTTGATACAGATGAGACCGAACATTTATCTCAAAATTTTGCGGCCAGAAGAAGAACCTTTGAAAATTAG
- a CDS encoding CZB domain-containing protein has product MFVTLAKIDHILWKIGTYQSIINQRPMIEFVDHKNCRLGKWFLHGEGAKNFSKIPFYSSLEGPHALVHEGTRKILRHVTDISKHIHDLEIGVKEMEEASDQVFNILDRILDAKSNQPKKAA; this is encoded by the coding sequence GTGTTTGTTACTCTTGCAAAAATCGACCATATTCTCTGGAAAATTGGTACGTATCAATCGATAATTAATCAAAGACCAATGATTGAATTTGTAGATCATAAAAACTGTAGATTAGGAAAATGGTTTTTGCATGGAGAAGGAGCAAAAAATTTCTCTAAAATACCTTTTTATTCATCACTAGAAGGTCCACACGCCTTAGTGCATGAAGGTACACGAAAAATTCTAAGACACGTTACAGATATATCTAAACATATTCATGATTTAGAAATTGGTGTCAAAGAAATGGAAGAGGCCAGCGATCAAGTTTTTAATATTTTAGATAGAATTTTGGATGCTAAAAGTAATCAACCTAAAAAAGCTGCCTAA
- a CDS encoding ribonuclease HII has protein sequence MNELYLDGFLRPKNREYLQVLGVDEVGRGPLAGPVVGTSVAIEGEWIDIKSICLNLKNLNVTDSKKLTPKKRLEILGKLGIEVNELRANQRYEVEAFKKCKLSFSISEISNTIIDEINILQASLLSMKESIETVTQGQGTWLALIDGNQRIVNLNNHYQQQCVVKGDSKVILIALASIIAKEYRDNLMSIYSEKYPGYGLEKHAGYPTPTHKEFIRLNGPTPIHRKSFKGVKEYSGFYQ, from the coding sequence ATGAATGAACTGTACTTAGATGGATTTTTACGCCCAAAAAACCGCGAGTATCTACAAGTTTTAGGAGTTGATGAGGTTGGAAGAGGCCCCCTGGCCGGGCCAGTTGTTGGGACTAGTGTTGCAATAGAAGGTGAATGGATTGATATAAAATCAATTTGTCTGAACTTAAAAAATTTAAATGTTACTGATTCAAAAAAGCTTACACCTAAAAAGCGTTTGGAAATTTTAGGTAAGTTAGGAATCGAAGTTAACGAACTTAGAGCAAATCAAAGATATGAAGTTGAAGCATTTAAAAAATGTAAGCTATCTTTCTCAATCTCTGAAATTTCAAATACGATCATTGATGAAATAAATATTCTTCAAGCATCTTTACTGAGTATGAAAGAAAGTATCGAGACAGTAACTCAAGGGCAAGGAACTTGGCTGGCCCTTATAGATGGAAATCAACGAATTGTGAATTTAAATAATCATTACCAACAACAGTGTGTTGTGAAGGGAGATTCTAAAGTTATCCTAATTGCACTTGCATCTATTATTGCCAAAGAATATAGAGACAATCTCATGAGTATATACAGTGAAAAATATCCAGGTTATGGCCTTGAGAAACATGCAGGCTATCCAACTCCGACTCATAAAGAATTTATTAGATTAAATGGGCCAACTCCGATTCACCGTAAGTCTTTTAAGGGAGTAAAAGAATACAGTGGATTTTACCAATAA
- the rplS gene encoding 50S ribosomal protein L19 → MSKIVDLVNQKYAKKEVESYPVFRTGDTLAVHCKIQEGNKTRTQIFQGVCIAVKEFGKISGHFRVRKISSGMGVERIFPFHSPNVQKIDVVQRGKSRKSKLYYLRDRSGKSARIAIDYDRK, encoded by the coding sequence ATGTCTAAAATAGTAGATTTAGTAAACCAGAAGTATGCAAAAAAAGAAGTTGAATCTTACCCTGTATTTAGAACAGGAGATACACTTGCTGTTCATTGTAAAATTCAAGAGGGAAATAAAACACGTACACAGATTTTTCAAGGCGTGTGTATCGCTGTCAAAGAATTTGGAAAAATCTCAGGACATTTTCGTGTAAGAAAAATTTCAAGTGGAATGGGAGTTGAAAGAATTTTTCCATTTCATTCTCCAAATGTTCAAAAAATTGATGTTGTTCAAAGAGGAAAATCTCGAAAATCAAAACTATACTATTTAAGAGATAGATCAGGAAAATCTGCCAGAATAGCTATCGATTATGATAGAAAATAA
- a CDS encoding RNA methyltransferase produces MTLPNMYLALVHHPIRNKNGEKVTTSVTNLDIHDIARTCRTFGVKQYFIVTPLEAQQELVLRILGHWETDKASAYNPDRQDALGIVSLRNSIEDAVEQVRQIEGLEPELIVTGANFKQSNGDEAQLIERLVSTNRPGLILFGTGWGLHDEVLQKAHYFLSPILGNSHDNYNHLSVRSAVAIYLSKIMQ; encoded by the coding sequence ATGACCCTTCCGAATATGTACTTGGCCCTTGTACATCACCCCATTCGCAATAAAAACGGCGAAAAAGTGACTACGTCTGTTACCAACTTAGACATACACGATATAGCTCGGACATGTAGAACATTTGGAGTTAAACAATATTTCATAGTGACTCCACTTGAAGCTCAACAAGAACTGGTCTTAAGAATTTTAGGACATTGGGAAACAGATAAGGCCTCTGCTTACAATCCTGACAGACAAGATGCCCTAGGAATTGTGTCTCTCAGAAATTCAATAGAAGATGCTGTAGAACAAGTACGTCAGATAGAAGGACTAGAACCGGAATTAATTGTCACAGGCGCAAACTTTAAACAATCAAACGGAGATGAGGCCCAACTTATTGAGAGGTTAGTAAGTACAAATAGGCCTGGTTTAATCCTCTTTGGCACAGGTTGGGGCCTACATGATGAAGTTTTGCAAAAAGCTCATTATTTTCTTAGTCCTATTTTGGGAAATTCACACGATAATTATAACCATCTTTCAGTTCGTAGTGCTGTCGCAATTTATTTATCGAAAATAATGCAATAA
- the trmD gene encoding tRNA (guanosine(37)-N1)-methyltransferase TrmD, with the protein MNKIWVITLFPEYFNPFKENGVVGQTLSGNRGKKIELNTVQLSDYSPKKFKGVDDSPYGGGAGMVIRADVLKDALFDGVIKPGNYNDYKKELHIVYPAPRGYTWCHEQAVEFAEKHFTENSPDLVFICGRYEGIDERFLINYVDEYISVGNFILTGGELAVMTILDSSLRFAPGVLGNKLSSKDESFSRHGLEYPLYTRPSEFEGLGVPSILTSGNHLKIAEFKEKSAIKMTEKYRPDLLEK; encoded by the coding sequence ATGAACAAAATATGGGTAATCACACTTTTTCCAGAATATTTCAATCCTTTTAAAGAAAATGGAGTCGTTGGACAAACATTAAGTGGAAACCGAGGTAAAAAAATCGAATTAAATACTGTTCAACTAAGTGACTATTCACCCAAAAAATTTAAGGGAGTCGATGATTCGCCATACGGAGGAGGCGCAGGAATGGTCATAAGAGCAGATGTTTTGAAAGATGCCCTATTCGATGGTGTTATCAAACCAGGGAACTACAACGACTATAAAAAAGAACTTCATATCGTCTATCCTGCGCCAAGAGGATATACTTGGTGCCATGAGCAGGCCGTTGAGTTTGCTGAAAAACATTTTACCGAAAATTCTCCAGATCTCGTTTTTATATGTGGTCGGTATGAAGGAATCGACGAGAGATTTTTAATAAATTATGTCGATGAATATATTTCAGTGGGTAATTTTATTCTAACAGGAGGCGAACTCGCCGTAATGACGATCCTAGATTCTTCCCTTCGATTTGCACCAGGTGTTCTTGGAAATAAACTCAGTTCAAAAGATGAATCTTTTTCTAGACATGGACTTGAGTATCCTCTTTATACAAGACCATCTGAATTTGAAGGTTTAGGCGTTCCGTCAATTCTCACAAGCGGTAATCATCTGAAAATTGCTGAATTTAAAGAAAAAAGTGCTATAAAAATGACTGAAAAGTATAGACCCGATTTACTGGAGAAATAA
- the rimM gene encoding 16S rRNA processing protein RimM → MNKNTEQYILLGGCRKSHALRGQFDVFLENPENSILKSGIEVLVKPQNIDSNLPVTGKIYKINYFSQGNKQILGFEEISNRNQADYIIPFDIYVQRKFFPKINDDEIYLVDIMGFKAIDFKTSDNLGFLEKYYDNGAQIVLVISGDETMEIPFIDQFVKEIDYENQTIIINKLEFV, encoded by the coding sequence ATGAATAAAAATACAGAACAATATATTTTATTAGGCGGCTGCCGTAAGTCTCACGCTCTTCGAGGTCAGTTCGATGTGTTTCTAGAAAACCCTGAAAATTCTATTTTAAAATCTGGAATTGAAGTACTTGTTAAACCTCAAAATATTGATTCAAATCTTCCTGTCACAGGCAAAATATATAAAATAAATTATTTTTCACAAGGAAATAAACAAATTTTAGGATTTGAAGAGATTTCTAATCGCAATCAGGCCGATTATATCATCCCATTTGATATCTATGTACAAAGAAAATTTTTTCCAAAAATCAATGATGATGAGATATATCTTGTTGATATCATGGGGTTTAAAGCAATTGATTTTAAAACTAGTGATAATCTCGGATTTTTAGAAAAATATTATGACAACGGGGCACAAATTGTACTTGTGATAAGTGGAGATGAAACCATGGAAATTCCTTTCATCGATCAATTTGTGAAAGAGATTGATTATGAAAATCAAACGATCATAATTAACAAATTGGAATTTGTTTGA
- the pheT gene encoding phenylalanine--tRNA ligase subunit beta codes for MLISIDWISDFVKLPENLSSQEIGNRFTMATAEVEDIFEEGKVWEQIYVAEIIEFEKHPEADKLNIVTFSIGNETKRVVCGASNVKVGLKTPFAPLGVTLPIGFTLEPKKIRGILSEGMLCSEEELGLKEKSSGIMELPNDAPVGYTLAQYWNKKKQVLLDIDNKSLTHRPDLWGHFGMAREFAAAFECKLNNPFDLDWETKVKALFNNKKAPITPIMEDGSAGKIYLGLTIEGVEVKESPSWIKDRLEACGLRSINNIVDISNYVMLELGIPNHIFDRDKISGDRIFIKRLTQETEFITLDEVERTLIPGDTVIADNHGPLVIGGLMGGLKSGVTENTNSVFIEVANWHAYPIRNTSNRLGLRTDSSQRYEKSLDSLLCRRTILRLTELIVQQCPKAKVIGNIVSDGEDLNQIPIVELKSNVTHIEKVLGKSIGRQKIISILESLDFKVCGNGDDLIVLVPSYRATKDIDCEADLVEEIGRIIGYDHISPISPKLDIFPVKLDSVKSLHRKIRQFLVNNGHCSEVLTYPMVGENMLKKAMWPTFNNQLKLVNSISKEADRMRPSLLPSMLEACAKNVKYKSEFGLFEIGRTYHPDEKNFATEKNNLIIAKYHASENQFLNTVNITERLLKVTNIPGNIVDPLDKFPCSLIDTQWAGYHPFEVQNIRIMGKMHGIIMSIHPIVLREYKIKGQLTIAIIDFSSFESRPLKDNFKYSPLPKYPGSTFDWTIVAKKSEKIENILNAARKVKIKELQRLSIADLFSPGGDDKFVTLRAEFLDPDKTLDREFLEKSTRSLIEMMKSSGYPLKE; via the coding sequence ATGCTCATTTCAATAGATTGGATTAGTGATTTTGTAAAACTGCCCGAGAACCTTTCTTCTCAAGAAATTGGAAACCGCTTTACCATGGCGACTGCTGAAGTCGAGGATATTTTCGAAGAAGGAAAAGTTTGGGAGCAAATATATGTAGCAGAAATTATTGAATTTGAAAAACATCCAGAAGCTGACAAATTAAACATAGTTACCTTCTCAATTGGAAATGAAACGAAAAGAGTTGTTTGCGGGGCCAGTAATGTCAAAGTAGGTCTGAAAACCCCATTTGCACCCTTAGGAGTAACTCTACCAATAGGATTTACTCTTGAGCCAAAAAAAATTAGAGGTATCTTATCCGAAGGAATGCTCTGTTCGGAAGAAGAACTCGGACTTAAGGAAAAATCATCAGGTATCATGGAATTGCCAAATGATGCACCTGTAGGTTATACACTGGCCCAATATTGGAATAAGAAAAAACAAGTCCTACTAGATATTGACAATAAATCTCTTACTCATAGACCAGACCTCTGGGGACACTTCGGTATGGCCCGTGAATTTGCGGCCGCTTTTGAATGCAAATTAAATAATCCCTTTGACCTCGATTGGGAAACAAAAGTAAAAGCATTATTCAATAATAAAAAAGCACCAATAACTCCAATCATGGAAGATGGATCTGCTGGAAAGATCTATTTAGGTCTCACAATCGAGGGTGTAGAAGTTAAAGAATCTCCCTCTTGGATTAAAGATAGACTTGAAGCATGTGGCCTAAGATCAATTAATAATATTGTCGATATATCAAACTATGTTATGCTCGAATTAGGAATTCCTAACCATATTTTTGATAGAGATAAAATTTCTGGCGACAGAATTTTCATTAAGAGGTTAACTCAAGAAACCGAATTTATAACTCTGGATGAAGTGGAACGCACCCTTATACCAGGGGACACTGTCATCGCTGATAATCATGGTCCTCTCGTTATTGGTGGACTTATGGGGGGATTAAAATCTGGAGTTACTGAAAATACAAATTCTGTATTTATTGAAGTTGCAAATTGGCACGCTTATCCAATTCGAAATACTTCAAATCGATTAGGACTTAGAACAGATTCTTCTCAAAGGTATGAAAAATCCCTAGATAGTCTACTTTGCAGAAGAACAATATTGCGACTAACAGAATTAATCGTTCAACAATGTCCAAAAGCTAAGGTTATCGGAAATATTGTTTCTGATGGTGAAGATCTAAATCAAATCCCTATTGTTGAACTAAAGTCGAATGTCACTCATATCGAAAAAGTTCTGGGAAAAAGTATTGGCAGACAGAAAATTATATCAATTTTAGAGTCGCTAGATTTTAAAGTTTGTGGAAATGGAGACGATCTTATCGTTCTTGTCCCTAGTTATAGGGCAACAAAGGATATAGACTGTGAGGCCGACCTTGTTGAAGAGATTGGTCGAATAATTGGTTATGATCATATTTCTCCAATTTCTCCTAAACTTGATATCTTTCCAGTTAAACTAGATTCTGTGAAAAGCTTGCATCGAAAAATCAGACAATTTTTAGTTAATAATGGACATTGCAGTGAAGTTTTAACCTATCCAATGGTAGGAGAAAACATGTTAAAGAAAGCAATGTGGCCAACATTCAACAATCAATTGAAACTTGTTAACTCAATTTCAAAAGAGGCCGACCGTATGAGGCCTTCTTTATTACCTTCAATGCTTGAAGCGTGCGCAAAAAATGTTAAATATAAAAGTGAATTTGGTCTCTTTGAAATTGGAAGAACCTATCATCCTGATGAAAAAAACTTTGCCACAGAAAAAAACAATCTCATCATTGCTAAATATCATGCCAGTGAAAACCAATTTCTAAACACTGTAAACATTACAGAAAGACTTTTAAAAGTAACAAATATACCTGGAAATATTGTTGATCCTCTAGATAAATTCCCATGTTCTCTCATCGACACACAATGGGCCGGTTATCACCCCTTCGAAGTACAAAATATTCGCATTATGGGCAAGATGCATGGAATAATTATGTCAATTCATCCCATAGTCCTAAGGGAATATAAAATAAAAGGTCAGCTTACAATTGCAATTATTGATTTTTCATCATTCGAAAGTAGACCTTTGAAGGACAATTTTAAGTATTCTCCATTGCCCAAATATCCAGGATCTACTTTTGATTGGACAATAGTGGCCAAGAAATCAGAAAAAATTGAAAATATTCTAAACGCTGCAAGGAAAGTTAAAATAAAAGAGCTGCAAAGACTTTCAATCGCTGATCTCTTTAGTCCTGGAGGAGATGATAAATTTGTGACCTTGAGAGCAGAGTTCCTAGACCCAGATAAAACTCTTGATAGAGAATTTCTTGAAAAATCTACTCGTAGCTTAATAGAAATGATGAAAAGTAGCGGATATCCATTGAAAGAATAA
- the pheS gene encoding phenylalanine--tRNA ligase subunit alpha codes for MIQKLDELFNAFQGEIDLLGTQAEILNLKSKYLGKKGEISEILKSMKNSTPEQRKEIGPKANRIKEDISEIVADKLKRIEIEIINENLEKNRIDTSFRQSLKSNDDQHGGYHPVTLIRDEIEDIFISMGFEVLDGPHIENEFYNFEALNIPDDHPAKDTHDTFWFADDQSPQGRKHLLRTHTSSVQVHGMLNRKPPFRFIAPGKVFRCERTDASHEMVFHQLEGMMVGKDISVANLIYFMKTLLSEIFKKEVEVRLRPGFFPFVEPGFELDIKCLICKGSGCSVCKKVGWVELLPCGMVHPNVLRAGKIDPDKFNGFAFGLGLDRLVMMRYGIDDIRHLHGADTRFISQFNDY; via the coding sequence ATGATACAAAAACTAGATGAATTATTTAATGCCTTTCAAGGCGAAATTGATTTGCTTGGAACTCAAGCTGAAATTCTCAATCTTAAATCAAAGTATTTAGGGAAAAAAGGTGAAATTTCAGAGATTTTGAAATCTATGAAAAATTCAACCCCTGAACAAAGAAAAGAGATTGGCCCCAAAGCAAACAGAATTAAAGAAGATATCTCAGAGATCGTAGCAGATAAACTGAAACGAATTGAAATTGAGATCATAAATGAAAATCTTGAAAAAAATAGAATTGATACAAGCTTTAGGCAATCTTTAAAATCAAATGATGACCAACATGGAGGTTATCATCCTGTTACTTTAATTAGAGATGAGATTGAGGATATTTTTATATCGATGGGTTTTGAAGTATTAGATGGCCCTCATATTGAAAATGAATTCTACAATTTTGAGGCACTCAATATACCCGATGATCACCCTGCTAAAGATACGCACGATACATTCTGGTTTGCAGATGATCAATCTCCTCAGGGACGTAAACATTTACTCAGAACTCATACCTCTTCTGTTCAGGTACATGGTATGTTAAATCGTAAACCTCCATTTCGTTTTATCGCTCCAGGTAAGGTTTTTCGTTGTGAAAGAACTGATGCATCTCACGAAATGGTTTTCCACCAACTTGAGGGAATGATGGTTGGTAAAGATATTTCAGTTGCTAATCTGATATATTTTATGAAAACACTTCTATCTGAGATTTTTAAAAAAGAAGTTGAAGTAAGACTTAGACCAGGATTTTTTCCATTTGTTGAACCCGGTTTTGAATTGGATATCAAATGCCTTATATGCAAAGGATCTGGATGTTCAGTCTGTAAAAAAGTTGGATGGGTAGAATTACTTCCCTGCGGAATGGTCCATCCTAATGTTTTACGTGCTGGCAAAATTGATCCTGATAAGTTTAATGGGTTTGCCTTTGGACTAGGTTTGGACCGTTTGGTTATGATGAGATATGGAATTGATGATATTCGACATCTTCATGGTGCTGACACACGATTTATTTCTCAATTTAATGATTATTAA